Proteins from one Triticum aestivum cultivar Chinese Spring chromosome 7A, IWGSC CS RefSeq v2.1, whole genome shotgun sequence genomic window:
- the LOC123151662 gene encoding probable calcium-binding protein CML28 gives MQIERPRAKIMSSRVDESELRKVFQMFDKNGDGQITKKELGELLKNLGIYIADDEMDATMAKIDTNGDGCIDVEEFGLLYRSILDEGDGPNGGNMGDEEEEMREAFGVFDQNGDGYITIEELRSVLASLGLKQGRTVEECRQMINKVDANGDGRVDFKEFSQMMRGGAANRED, from the coding sequence ATGCAAATAGAACGGCCAAGAGCTAAAATCATGAGCAGCAGGGTGGATGAGTCGGAGCTAAGGAAGGTCTTCCAGATGTTCGACAAGAATGGTGACGGCCAGATCACCAAGAAGGAGCTAGGTGAGTTGCTCAAGAACCTAGGGATCTACATCGCGGACGACGAGATGGACGCAACCATGGCCAAGATTGATACCAACGGTGATGGCTGCATCGACGTCGAGGAGTTCGGCCTACTATATCGCTCCATCCTCGATGAAGGCGATGGGCCTAACGGTGGCAACatgggcgacgaggaggaggagatgagggagGCGTTCGGTGTCTTCGACCAGAACGGTGACGGCTACATCACCATTGAAGAGCTGCGGTCCGTGCTGGCAAGCCTCGGCCTCAAGCAGGGTCGCACCGTTGAGGAATGCCGCCAGATGATCAACAAGGTCGACGCCAATGGCGACGGCCGCGTCGACTTCAAGGAGTTCAGCCAGATGATGCGCGGTGGCGCGGCCAATCGTGAGGATTGA